One genomic region from Arthrobacter pigmenti encodes:
- a CDS encoding sulfatase-like hydrolase/transferase → MTNPRNILFLMTDQHRVDTLGAYGNPAGTTPVLDELARTGTRFDRWYTPTAICTPARASLLTGQAPFRHKLLANHERNVGYIEDLADDQFTFVDALRDKGYNTGLIGKWHVGTEKKAADFGFDGPDLPGWHNPVENEDYLKYLAENDLPPYFIDDRIRGSLPNGGPGNLLAARLHQPLEATFEYYLATRTIEMLERYADDLRTGEKPFFLALHFFGPHLPYIVPDEYFDMFDPADIELPKSISETFQGKPPVQKNYSAHWTFDTMSLETTRKLIAVYWGYVALIDGQIGRVMDALKRLDLVDETSVFFSCDHGEFTGSHRLHDKGPAMYEDIYRTPGLLRVPGAPEGVVRTEFVSLLDCTATFLDLAGIDRNQAVDSRSLLPLVHGESPDWAEDIVCEFHGHHFPYPQRMLRTDRYKLVVNPDSVNELYDLQVDPDELLNIYEHPEMRELRTRMMTRLYRLLRERGDKFYHWMTSMYDVGEVGYDPTLSGLDEASYQNGSEEPVTDPVPSSVGGMQKGFSTPGMRHSA, encoded by the coding sequence ATGACGAACCCGAGAAACATCCTGTTCCTCATGACCGACCAGCACCGTGTGGACACGCTTGGTGCCTACGGCAACCCCGCCGGAACCACGCCGGTCCTGGATGAGCTGGCGCGCACGGGAACGCGGTTCGACCGATGGTATACGCCCACCGCCATCTGCACGCCGGCCCGTGCCAGCCTCCTTACCGGCCAGGCTCCCTTCCGCCACAAGCTGCTCGCCAACCATGAGCGCAATGTCGGCTATATCGAGGATCTGGCGGACGATCAGTTCACCTTTGTCGATGCCCTGCGGGACAAGGGGTACAACACCGGGTTGATCGGCAAGTGGCATGTGGGAACGGAGAAGAAGGCGGCCGACTTTGGCTTCGATGGACCTGACCTGCCCGGATGGCATAATCCGGTCGAGAACGAGGACTACTTGAAGTACCTGGCGGAAAATGACCTGCCGCCGTACTTCATCGACGACAGGATCCGCGGGTCCCTGCCGAACGGGGGTCCCGGCAACCTGCTCGCCGCACGGCTCCACCAACCGCTGGAAGCAACGTTCGAGTACTACCTCGCCACCCGCACCATCGAGATGCTGGAGCGATACGCGGACGATCTCCGGACGGGTGAGAAACCGTTCTTCCTCGCACTCCACTTCTTCGGCCCGCACCTGCCCTACATTGTTCCGGATGAGTACTTCGACATGTTCGATCCCGCAGACATCGAACTGCCCAAGTCCATCTCGGAAACCTTCCAGGGCAAACCGCCGGTGCAGAAGAACTACAGCGCCCACTGGACGTTTGACACCATGTCGCTGGAAACCACGCGAAAGTTGATCGCCGTCTACTGGGGCTACGTTGCGCTCATCGACGGCCAAATCGGACGGGTCATGGACGCGCTCAAGCGGCTCGACCTGGTTGATGAGACGTCCGTCTTCTTCAGCTGTGACCACGGCGAATTCACCGGGTCACACCGCCTGCATGACAAGGGCCCCGCGATGTATGAGGACATCTACCGGACTCCGGGCCTGCTGCGGGTACCCGGCGCACCGGAAGGTGTGGTCCGCACCGAGTTTGTCAGCCTACTGGACTGCACGGCGACCTTCCTGGACCTTGCGGGCATTGACCGCAACCAGGCGGTTGACTCGCGCAGCCTGCTGCCGCTGGTGCACGGGGAGTCTCCTGATTGGGCGGAGGACATTGTGTGCGAGTTCCACGGGCACCACTTCCCCTACCCGCAGCGGATGCTCCGTACTGACAGGTACAAGCTGGTGGTCAACCCGGACTCCGTCAACGAGCTCTACGACCTGCAGGTGGACCCGGATGAGTTGCTCAACATCTACGAGCACCCGGAGATGCGAGAGCTTCGGACCCGGATGATGACGCGGCTCTACCGGTTGCTCCGCGAGCGCGGCGACAAGTTCTACCACTGGATGACGTCGATGTATGACGTCGGCGAGGTGGGCTATGACCCGACTCTCAGTGGCCTCGACGAGGCTTCGTACCAGAACGGAAGCGAGGAACCGGTTACGGATCCCGTGCCTTCTTCCGTTGGCGGGATGCAGAAGGGGTTCTCCACCCCCGGAATGAGGCATTCAGCCTAG
- a CDS encoding aliphatic sulfonate ABC transporter substrate-binding protein, protein MKLARKLIGAVAIGVTATLALAGCGGSTPESASNGEETIDVTFGYIGDFNGTSLLAVAEQEGIWEKHGLNVTESVFTNGPLQIQALGTGDLDFGYIGPGAMWLPASGQAKVVAINTLGQADRVVAQPGIESIEELRGKTVAVPEGTSGDMILTLALESAGMTKEDVELVPMEPATIVSALASGQVDGAGFWYPALATVKEQVPGLVELAQNTDFEDQVSFPTAFVAGNDVVANEPEKVDRVLAALREAMQYRSDNMEDTIAATAAMLGLEPAQVEADANNVQVLSVEELDSLTEDGTINTWLSGMNDYFISAEKLPEPVDPSEYYTGDLFTGAGQ, encoded by the coding sequence ATGAAACTCGCACGCAAACTGATTGGGGCCGTAGCCATCGGCGTCACCGCCACACTTGCTCTTGCCGGCTGCGGAGGTAGCACACCTGAAAGTGCTTCGAATGGGGAGGAAACCATCGATGTCACTTTCGGTTACATCGGGGACTTCAACGGCACAAGCCTTCTGGCCGTTGCTGAGCAGGAAGGCATCTGGGAGAAGCACGGCCTGAATGTCACCGAGAGCGTCTTCACTAATGGTCCATTGCAGATCCAGGCACTCGGGACGGGTGATCTGGACTTCGGCTACATCGGTCCGGGAGCCATGTGGCTTCCCGCGTCAGGGCAAGCCAAAGTGGTCGCGATCAACACTCTGGGGCAGGCTGACCGAGTCGTTGCCCAGCCCGGAATCGAATCGATCGAGGAACTGCGCGGCAAGACCGTGGCGGTGCCGGAAGGAACTTCCGGCGACATGATTCTTACCCTCGCTCTGGAGAGTGCCGGAATGACCAAGGAAGATGTCGAGCTGGTACCGATGGAACCGGCCACGATCGTCTCCGCACTTGCCTCCGGGCAGGTTGACGGTGCCGGTTTCTGGTACCCGGCCCTCGCAACCGTGAAGGAGCAGGTCCCCGGCCTGGTCGAGCTTGCCCAGAATACCGACTTCGAGGATCAGGTCTCCTTCCCCACGGCTTTCGTAGCAGGCAATGACGTTGTGGCGAATGAACCCGAGAAGGTGGACCGCGTACTTGCAGCTCTGCGTGAAGCGATGCAGTACCGCTCAGACAATATGGAGGACACCATCGCAGCAACAGCGGCGATGTTGGGCCTCGAACCCGCACAGGTTGAAGCCGACGCCAATAACGTCCAGGTCCTTTCGGTCGAAGAGCTCGACTCACTTACTGAAGATGGAACGATCAACACCTGGCTGTCGGGAATGAATGACTATTTCATCAGTGCTGAGAAGCTCCCAGAACCGGTTGACCCCTCCGAGTACTACACGGGCGACCTCTTCACAGGGGCGGGACAGTAA
- a CDS encoding ABC transporter ATP-binding protein — protein sequence MTIPQNGDSGIVDAKISVRSVTKTFSLKSEEFVALDRVSLDIADNEFITVVGPSGCGKSTLMNILAGLETCTSGEAIVDGRAVSGPGPDRGVIFQQYALFPWLTVRQNVEFGLKTARVPAAERRKRAQHFIQMVGLEQFADALPKMLSGGMKQRCAIARAYAVDPSILLMDEPFGALDALTRVKLQEQLLDTWSQEKRTVMFITHDVDEAVFLANRVIVMAARPGRIFDIIDVDLPYPRTEDVRLSPKFGELRNRVWHSVYHQNSGTAAGTQSSTTA from the coding sequence ATGACAATTCCCCAGAACGGCGATTCCGGCATCGTCGACGCCAAGATCTCTGTACGGAGCGTCACGAAGACGTTCTCGCTCAAGTCCGAGGAATTTGTAGCGTTGGACAGGGTTTCCCTCGACATCGCGGACAACGAGTTCATCACCGTGGTGGGGCCGTCGGGTTGCGGCAAAAGCACCCTGATGAACATTCTTGCCGGCCTTGAGACCTGTACGTCAGGAGAAGCGATCGTCGACGGGCGGGCGGTTTCGGGTCCAGGACCGGATCGCGGGGTGATCTTCCAGCAGTACGCGTTGTTTCCGTGGCTGACGGTCCGGCAGAACGTTGAGTTTGGCCTAAAAACTGCCCGTGTTCCGGCGGCGGAGCGGCGCAAGCGTGCACAGCACTTCATCCAGATGGTGGGCCTGGAACAATTCGCCGATGCCCTCCCGAAGATGCTCTCCGGAGGCATGAAGCAGCGCTGCGCGATTGCGCGTGCCTACGCCGTCGATCCCTCGATCCTTCTGATGGATGAGCCCTTCGGCGCCCTTGACGCACTGACCCGGGTGAAGCTGCAGGAGCAACTCCTGGACACCTGGAGCCAGGAGAAGCGCACCGTCATGTTCATCACTCACGACGTCGATGAGGCAGTCTTCCTGGCCAACCGCGTGATTGTGATGGCCGCCCGGCCAGGGCGGATCTTCGACATCATCGACGTCGATCTGCCTTACCCCCGCACTGAGGATGTGCGGCTCAGCCCCAAGTTCGGCGAGCTTCGCAACCGGGTTTGGCATTCCGTTTACCACCAAAACTCCGGCACCGCCGCCGGCACCCAGTCGTCGACGACGGCCTAA